The segment TGCAATCGTACTGCCGCCGGCCATGTTGACGAGCAAGAGCGCGAACTTGAACGTTAAGCCGGAGAGCTGAAAGGCGCCGATGACGAGGCCGGCCAGCGCGGTGACCACGACGATGTCGAGAAGAATCTTCCCGGTTTCTTCGATGGAGCTGAGAATGCTCTTAAACGTTGGGCGCGTGTCTCGGCGCAGCGCGCCGACCAGAAAGGTGACGATCACCGCCGCCATGCCGGCTTTGCCCGCCTCCCAGAAGGCGAACATCAGTGTATAGACCAGCACGCCAAGCGGCGCGATGAAAACCCAGCCGCGCGCGATCACGTCGCGAAATTTGGGAATCTCGTGTGCCGGCATGCCCTTGAGGCCGAGCTTGGCGGCTTCGAGATCGATCTGGGTAAACAGCGCGACGTAATAGAGGCAAGCGGGAATCGCCGCGGCGAGGGCGACTTCGCCGTAGGAAATATTTAAGAACTCGGCCATTAAAAACGCCGCCACGCCCATGACCGGCGGCATGATCTGGCCGCCGTTGGACGCCACCGCTTCGATGGCGGCCGCCGTGTGCGGCGGGTAGCCGCTCTTTTTCATCATCGGAATGGTGATGGCGCCGTCGACCACCACGTTAGCCACCGCGCTGCCGGAAACCGTGCCGAAGAGCGTCGACGAAACCACCGCAACCTTTGCCGTGCCGCCGCGGTAGCGGCCCATCAGAACGAGCGCGATGTCGGTGAGAAATCTATCGCCGCCAACGGCGTAGAGCGCCTGGCCGAAAAAGATAAAAGCCACCACGACGCCCGCCGCGACGTCGAGCGGCAGACCGAAGATGCCGCTGGAATCGAGGTAGAGGTAACTGGCGATGCGCTGCCAGGAAGAACCTTTCGCATTGAGCATGCCGGGAAACAGATAGGCAAGATTGGCGTAAAGAATGATCGGCACGGTGATCCAGACCAGCGCCCAGCCCACCAGGCGGCGAGTCGCTTCGAGGATGAGCAAAATCGCCGCGCCGCCAAGCAGCCATCTTTCCGGCGACAACACCGCCAAACGATAGGCGATGCTCGGATACATCACCGTGACGAAGCCGCCGACAACCAAACCCAACAGCGCGAGTAGCCAGTCGAACCACGGGATCTTGTCATCAGGGTCGGCGGCGCGTGCTTTGACGTTGAGAAAAATGCTCGTCATGGCGAGCGCGAAAAAGAGCCCGAGGTATTGCTCTTTGAAAAACGTCCACGGCAAGTGCTCGTGCACGTCGAGCGCCCAGAGCGCGCCGAGCAGCGTCAGCGCGCACAAAAGCATGCGCGCCAGAAGGGCGCTGGCGCCGGTGAGCTTTCTGAAGCGAGTTGTGGGCGCGAGGTCGTCGCTCATGGTAGGGTTCGCCGTTTGACGTCTAGGGTTTGGCGTCTAGGGTTGATCGGAACAAACGCTAGACGCTAGACGCTAGACTCAAGACTCTAAACGCCTTCATGGGTTCACCGCCAGCAACCTTTTCTGCGCCTCGTCCATCTTGACGTTCCACACGCCCTTCTCTTTGTAGAACTGCACCGCCGCCGGGTGATAGGGCACGGTCACGTCGGCCGACGCGGCGCGCTCGCGCGTCCATTCTTGAAACTGGGCGTGCAGCGGCGGCAGCTTGTCGACGTTGTCCCAAATCGCTTTCAAGCTCGCATTGACGACGTCATTGGACAAACCCTTGTGGCCGAGCATGTAGATGTCGTAGGTGAGCACGCAGGTGTCGGTGATGATGCCGGTGGAAAACCCCGACTTGAGCGTGGTCGTGGCATACCCGGGCACAGCTTTGCGAATGCGCCCGTCGCCTTGGGCGCTGCAATCGATGGGCACGTAGCGCGCGCCGACGGCGGCGTCGGCTTCTTTTACTTTCGCGGCGCCGATGGAGTGAATGGCGATGTCGGCGCGGCCTTGTACAACGGCATCGATGCCCTCGTTGAGCGCTGGCACTGGAATGACTTTGACATCATCCCAAGTGAGACCGGCGCTCGCCAGCGCGGCGTAGCCGTGGTACCAGATCGCGATATTGGCGGGATACTCGCCGGTCATGCGCTTGCCTTTGATTTCGTGCACGCTCTTAATGCCGTCTTTGCGCCCGACCAATCCGACAAACAGCGGCGAGCCGCGCATGATCAACCGCGCGTTGGGCACGTGCGGCAGCGGATTTTTCCCGCCGATTTTTAGTTTGTTCGGCCCCTGAAACGCGAGATTGGTTTCCACCGTGTTGACGATGGCGAAGTCGACCTCACCGCTGTCGAGCA is part of the Deltaproteobacteria bacterium genome and harbors:
- a CDS encoding TRAP transporter fused permease subunit, whose amino-acid sequence is MSDDLAPTTRFRKLTGASALLARMLLCALTLLGALWALDVHEHLPWTFFKEQYLGLFFALAMTSIFLNVKARAADPDDKIPWFDWLLALLGLVVGGFVTVMYPSIAYRLAVLSPERWLLGGAAILLILEATRRLVGWALVWITVPIILYANLAYLFPGMLNAKGSSWQRIASYLYLDSSGIFGLPLDVAAGVVVAFIFFGQALYAVGGDRFLTDIALVLMGRYRGGTAKVAVVSSTLFGTVSGSAVANVVVDGAITIPMMKKSGYPPHTAAAIEAVASNGGQIMPPVMGVAAFLMAEFLNISYGEVALAAAIPACLYYVALFTQIDLEAAKLGLKGMPAHEIPKFRDVIARGWVFIAPLGVLVYTLMFAFWEAGKAGMAAVIVTFLVGALRRDTRPTFKSILSSIEETGKILLDIVVVTALAGLVIGAFQLSGLTFKFALLLVNMAGGSTIALLIMTAIVSIILGMSLPTTVVYIMLAVLVGPALVQVGIPPLAAHLFFFYFGMLSLITPPDCIATYAAASIARADFWKAG
- a CDS encoding TAXI family TRAP transporter solute-binding subunit, translated to MTMIKSMALLTTLFLLTYSSANGQKLPASTTFGTNPAGTVFYSVGAGLAKVISGATPMQSVVQPYTGTSTLLPLLDSGEVDFAIVNTVETNLAFQGPNKLKIGGKNPLPHVPNARLIMRGSPLFVGLVGRKDGIKSVHEIKGKRMTGEYPANIAIWYHGYAALASAGLTWDDVKVIPVPALNEGIDAVVQGRADIAIHSIGAAKVKEADAAVGARYVPIDCSAQGDGRIRKAVPGYATTTLKSGFSTGIITDTCVLTYDIYMLGHKGLSNDVVNASLKAIWDNVDKLPPLHAQFQEWTRERAASADVTVPYHPAAVQFYKEKGVWNVKMDEAQKRLLAVNP